In Panthera leo isolate Ple1 chromosome F3, P.leo_Ple1_pat1.1, whole genome shotgun sequence, one genomic interval encodes:
- the KISS1 gene encoding metastasis-suppressor KiSS-1, with product MEGRVGIRKPALEGFWRGTKRLLSVLRARQWETANAVLSEGSEGGEEAEVGLCLETRRHPRLYKRDAIRALMRVSPGAQLPSLCVFINPRSIWRPTELPPGRTEPRMNSLVSWQLMLFLCATSFRETFEKVAPMENPLSTGQRLGSQALLAPWEQSPRCAERKPAGAQPNARGASLCPPPESASGPQRPGLCAPRSRLIPAPRGTVLVQREKDLSAYNWNSFGLRYGKRQTAPPGSVRGGGAALG from the exons atggaaggaagagtgGGAATCAGAAAGCCAGCCTTGGAGGGCTTCTGGAGGGGGACAAAGAGGCTGCTTTCAGTGCTGAGAGCCAGGCAGTGGGAGACAGCAAACGCTGTACTCTCTGAGGGGTCTgagggcggggaggaggcagaggtgggccTATGCCTGGAGACGAGACGTCACCCCAGGCTTTATAAAAGGGACGCGATCAGGGCACTGATGAGGGTGAGCCCTGGAGCCCAGCTCCCCTCTCTGTGCGTGTTCATCAACCCAAGAAGCATCTGGAGACCCACGGAGCTGCCACCCGGCCGGACAGAGCCAAG GATGAACTCGCTGGTTTCTTGGCAGCTGATGCTTTTCCTCTGTGCCACCTCCTTCAGGGAGACATTTGAAAAGGTGGCACCCATGGAGAATCCTCTATCTACAG GCCAGCGGCTCGGATCCCAGGCCCTCCTGGCCCCGTGGGAGCAGAGCCCGCGATGCGCGGAGAGAAAGCCCGCCGGGGCCCAGCCCAACGCGCGGGGGGCCTCGCTGTGCCCTCCTCCCGAGAGTGCCTCGGGGCCCCAGCGGCCAGGCCTGTGCGCCCCCCGCAGCCGCCTGATCCCCGCCCCGCGGGGCACGGTGCTGGTTCAGCGGGAGAAGGACCTGTCCGCCTACAACTGGAACTCCTTCGGCCTGCGCTACGGGAAGCGGCAGACCGCGCCTCCCGGAAGCGTCCGCGGGGGGGGCGCTGCGCTTGGCTGA
- the GOLT1A gene encoding vesicle transport protein GOT1A isoform X1 translates to MISITEWQKIGVGTTGFGIFFILFGILLYFDSVLLAFGNLLFLTGLLLIIGLRKTFSFFFQRHKLKGTSFFLGGVVIVLLRWPLLGMFLETYGFLSLFKGFFPVVFGFLGNASDIPFLSALFRRLQGTSSMV, encoded by the exons ATGATCTCCATCACCGAATggcaga AAATTGGTGTGGGCACCACCGGCTTCGGAATCTTCTTCATCCTCTTTGGAATACTCCTGTACTTTGATTCGGTGCTCCTGGCCTTCGGAAAC CTGCTATTCCTGACTGGCCTCTTGCTCATCATCGGCCTGAGGAagaccttttccttcttcttccagaGGCACAAGCTCAAAGGGACCAGCTTCTTCCTGGGGGGTGTGGTCATTGTGCTCCTGCGCTGGCCCCTTCTGGGCATGTTCCTGGAAACCTATGGATTCCTTAGCCTCTTCAA GGGCTTTTTTCCTGTCGTCTTTGGCTTCCTGGGCAATGCCTCTGACATCCCCTTCCTGAGTGCG CTGTTCCGGAGGCTTCAAGGCACCAGCTCAATGGTCTGA
- the GOLT1A gene encoding vesicle transport protein GOT1A isoform X2, translated as MISITEWQKIGVGTTGFGIFFILFGILLYFDSVLLAFGNRHKLKGTSFFLGGVVIVLLRWPLLGMFLETYGFLSLFKGFFPVVFGFLGNASDIPFLSALFRRLQGTSSMV; from the exons ATGATCTCCATCACCGAATggcaga AAATTGGTGTGGGCACCACCGGCTTCGGAATCTTCTTCATCCTCTTTGGAATACTCCTGTACTTTGATTCGGTGCTCCTGGCCTTCGGAAAC aGGCACAAGCTCAAAGGGACCAGCTTCTTCCTGGGGGGTGTGGTCATTGTGCTCCTGCGCTGGCCCCTTCTGGGCATGTTCCTGGAAACCTATGGATTCCTTAGCCTCTTCAA GGGCTTTTTTCCTGTCGTCTTTGGCTTCCTGGGCAATGCCTCTGACATCCCCTTCCTGAGTGCG CTGTTCCGGAGGCTTCAAGGCACCAGCTCAATGGTCTGA